The Nitratidesulfovibrio sp. SRB-5 genome includes a window with the following:
- the mutY gene encoding A/G-specific adenine glycosylase, whose protein sequence is MPARDTSPHSACATAAPGLTNAQPDAQPNQTPPDAAPVSDARPTRTARRTRAAATADTGQPRELPTAAFAEAFASALLGWFAVHKRPLPWRFGYEPYSVWISEVMLQQTQMDRGVDYFLRWMTRFPDVASVAAASEDELLKAWEGLGYYSRVRNLHKAAKALVGRHGGELPDDPEAIRALPGIGPYTAGAIAGIAFNRDVTCIDANVERVFSRVFDIDTPVRAQPAAARIRALATALLPAGRARDFNQALMELGALVCRKKPQCASCPLSGLCESLRLGIPHERPVPGRKQPIVPLDVATGVLVHGNRIFIQKRPDEGVWAGFWEFPGGHVEKDEAPDATIVREYAEETAFRIAVRDKLAVIRHGYTTYRVALHCYLCELDGDMAGEPPVPPVLDAATEYRWVEFADLPRFTFPAGHRKLIDQLTTDLRFAPYR, encoded by the coding sequence ATGCCCGCCCGCGACACTTCCCCCCATTCCGCCTGCGCTACCGCCGCCCCCGGCCTGACAAACGCCCAGCCGGACGCCCAACCGAACCAGACCCCGCCCGACGCCGCCCCCGTCTCCGACGCCCGCCCCACTCGCACGGCCCGCCGCACCCGCGCCGCCGCCACCGCCGACACCGGCCAGCCCCGCGAACTGCCCACCGCCGCCTTTGCGGAAGCCTTTGCCTCGGCCCTGCTGGGCTGGTTTGCCGTGCACAAGCGCCCGCTGCCGTGGCGGTTCGGCTACGAGCCGTATTCGGTGTGGATTTCCGAGGTGATGCTGCAACAGACGCAGATGGACCGGGGGGTGGACTACTTTCTGCGCTGGATGACCCGGTTCCCCGACGTGGCCAGCGTGGCCGCCGCCAGCGAGGACGAGTTGCTGAAGGCGTGGGAGGGGCTGGGCTACTATTCGCGGGTGCGCAACCTGCACAAGGCGGCCAAGGCCCTGGTGGGGCGGCACGGCGGCGAACTGCCCGACGACCCGGAGGCCATCCGCGCCCTGCCGGGCATCGGCCCGTACACGGCGGGGGCCATCGCGGGCATTGCCTTCAACCGCGACGTGACCTGCATCGACGCCAACGTGGAGCGGGTGTTCTCGCGGGTGTTCGACATCGACACCCCCGTGCGCGCCCAGCCCGCCGCCGCACGCATCCGGGCGCTGGCCACGGCGCTGCTGCCCGCTGGCCGCGCCCGCGACTTCAACCAGGCGCTCATGGAACTGGGCGCGCTGGTCTGCCGCAAGAAACCGCAATGCGCTTCATGCCCGCTGTCCGGCCTGTGCGAAAGCCTGCGCCTGGGCATTCCGCACGAGCGGCCCGTGCCGGGGCGCAAGCAGCCCATCGTTCCGCTGGACGTGGCCACCGGCGTGCTGGTGCATGGCAACCGCATCTTCATCCAGAAGCGGCCCGACGAGGGCGTGTGGGCGGGGTTCTGGGAATTTCCCGGCGGTCACGTGGAAAAGGACGAGGCCCCGGACGCGACCATCGTGCGCGAATACGCCGAGGAAACCGCCTTCCGCATTGCGGTGCGCGACAAGCTGGCGGTGATCCGCCACGGGTATACCACCTACCGGGTCGCCCTGCACTGCTACCTGTGCGAACTGGACGGGGACATGGCCGGGGAACCGCCGGTGCCGCCGGTGCTGGACGCGGCCACCGAATACCGCTGGGTGGAATTCGCGGACTTGCCGCGCTTCACCTTTCCCGCCGGGCACCGCAAGCTCATCGACCAGCTGACCACGGACCTGCGCTTCGCGCCGTACCGGTAG
- a CDS encoding amino acid ABC transporter ATP-binding protein produces MIEIRNLHKRFGQNEVLRGIDLTVCPGEVVVIIGPSGSGKSTALRCINRLEEITSGTVVVDGHDLYDPATDINYVRTEAGMVFQQFNLFPHMSVLHNVTLGPIRVRRTPRAEADRLGLALLEKVGLADKATAYPDQLSGGQKQRVAIARSLAMQPKVLLFDEPTSALDPELVGEVLEVMRALALEGMTMVIVTHEMGFAREVADRVIFIDQGRIQEEGPPDEFFSAPKNPRLREFLGRVRHA; encoded by the coding sequence ATGATCGAGATCCGCAACCTGCACAAGCGGTTCGGCCAGAACGAGGTGCTGCGCGGCATAGACCTTACCGTCTGTCCCGGCGAGGTGGTGGTGATCATCGGGCCGTCCGGCTCGGGCAAGTCCACGGCGCTGCGCTGCATCAACAGGCTGGAGGAAATCACCTCCGGCACGGTCGTCGTGGACGGGCACGACCTGTACGACCCCGCCACCGACATCAACTACGTGCGCACCGAAGCGGGCATGGTGTTCCAGCAGTTCAACCTGTTCCCGCACATGAGCGTGCTGCACAACGTGACCCTGGGCCCCATCCGCGTGCGCCGCACCCCCCGCGCCGAGGCCGACCGGCTGGGCCTGGCCCTGCTGGAAAAGGTGGGCCTGGCCGACAAGGCCACCGCCTACCCGGACCAGCTTTCCGGCGGGCAGAAGCAGCGGGTGGCCATTGCCCGTTCGCTGGCCATGCAGCCCAAGGTGCTGCTGTTCGACGAACCCACCAGCGCCCTGGACCCCGAATTGGTGGGCGAAGTGCTGGAAGTCATGCGCGCCCTTGCGCTGGAAGGCATGACCATGGTCATCGTCACCCACGAAATGGGCTTTGCGCGAGAGGTGGCCGACCGCGTCATCTTCATCGACCAGGGCCGGATACAGGAAGAAGGTCCGCCGGACGAATTCTTCAGCGCGCCGAAAAACCCGCGCCTGCGCGAATTCCTGGGCCGCGTGCGCCACGCGTAG